The Pagrus major chromosome 1, Pma_NU_1.0 genome includes the window ACTTGAAAAAACTCCTCCTAAGGCATTCATTCTTTTGAAAGGATGgttcaaactgataaaaatgtttgacaaaatAGCGATTCATTTAATGGCTgaaaacaatcaattaatcaggGCAGCTCCAATGTACTCCAATGGGCTGCATgtacagattattttcattttcaaataatcTGCAGCTTTTCACAAAATCCACAGCCCAAGTTTATATGATGTAATTGCAAACAACAGTCAAAACCTCCCAAATATTACCTTTACTTTCATGTAAGActaaaaaataacagcaaatatTTACATCTGAGAAGCTGAAATCTGTGATTtcttgcttaaaaaatgactttaaaagttCTTCCTATTATCAAATTGTTACCAAATCCtttcaaatcaatcaaaatccaaaatttctgctttttaattgcaaacagtccaaaaacccccaggaaatattcagtttactatcatagaagaccaagaaaaccagcaaatattcacaattTTCAAAGCTAAAACCAGTCACTTGTTGCTTCAATGTGACTTGAGCAATGTATCTATTATCTAAATGATTGTCATTTTAGATAATTATGACAAATTGATTACTCTAATCTGCTAATTGCTTCATAAGTCAAGGTCAAGGTCAAGGTTAAGTAGTgcattttctcttctcttgtgGCACTCTGACACATGCTTTGTATATTTAAGCCTACAGCAGATATAAAGCATGTTTTAATATCAGATTCACAGtcatataaaaaaacacatgtaataCTAGCCCAACACTTAAAGGTGCCATTTGAAAgaaagactcaaaaatcaacttttcttacaaatagcaaaGGCGGCGTCCGCTACATATAAACaaataccccttttccactggtcaaaaatcccagTCAAACCCGCTGAGatcttttgtgtgcaatgggaatgtgtacactctgcatttacacccgggtcaaaTTCCCCCGTGCAAAGTAATGACGCGTTATCGACCTCCTGTGGTGGTGCGTAattaaggaaggaatttgggatgcgtGCGGTCTATTCAAAACCCAAGGAAGCCAATTTCCGTAGTGGCCGAACCATGTAACTACGTCACGTGATGCCCTGCGGCCCAAAAATAAATTTTTCCATAGGCTAACATTGTGAATAtgtttttgagcgtcacaaccttgtttcactgtcataatctGAGctattcagtccaataacatttggaaagtctagaagagccggGCACTAAGCAGGAAGTTAGCCAGCTTGGTCGGCAGAAGTCTTTAGTGCGCACGCTCTAGCGTGGCCGGAAGTCGAGtgtttttggcttcatgcaccactgaggaGCTTTCATAGGAAcgaacggggctccacctcgAGGGCTGCGTCCAGTAGTTATAGGTCCATgggtttattgttgttttctcttcttatATAACTTTTCCCGGTGCATTCGTGATGCAAAACTtgacgtcagtgacgtacaacaTGACGtgtcagataaaaatcacagacgggACTATCTCgcctgcgggaagtgggaatggggtcaataggtgATTTTTAGCGGGTTGACACACGTTTGAAAAAAACAGCGTAGACCCGCtgattttggtggaaaagcggaaaaagtaaaacaattgtcctttaaggtcagtttgtctattcagtcaggaaacaaagagtttgttttagtttgcattaaaaacttttttttaaaatcaatcaatgaagatttttctcttctgattaaaatttcttccccaaaactacataatgcacctttaacaaaatataaatatttcatataGACATGGATAAGTACTAGTTATTGTTTTCTGCTTGTTGAGCTGAGTGAAGTTAGAGAActgaacagaaaacatgacaggTTAAAAAGGtcaccacacagacagacagccagccAACTTACCAACCACAACCAGCAGAATCCATATGAGGTAGATCCCActgttgaaatgtgttgcatatTGGCGGAACAAGCACATTAATATGGGcggcaaaacaaaaaacaaaatgttgctgatctgaaatgataaacaaaaggaaaaagctATGAGCAAAAAACAATACATCACACTTGGACTGATCGTGTGGCTCAGTGACAACGTGCTTGTCAGAAGTCGATCAGTGTTTTATAACAAACTGTCAGCCAGAGCAAATGAAGAAAAGGAAGATCTGTAACCTGAAgctaacagtaaaaaaaataaaaaacatcatgGTGCTAAAGCAGCCCACAGTCAAGTGTAACTTAAAGCTAGCTGTGGCTAACCTGGGAGTCGTATAAAAGCTATAAGAAAGCAGTGCAtcacaaaagaacaaaaacaaagccagAGAAGCTGCGGTCTGTCTACCagctgtaaacaaaaacaaaaccaatcaCAATGAGTCCTTCACACCGACCGTGTTGTAAAATTCTGCGATGCTGGGGTATATTAGGTAATTGCCTTCACACCAGTCCACCTCGGAGCTGCCAGCCTGCAACTGGTCCCAAAAAATCAGATTAACGTTACTCATGTCTGGACTAGTTCTGTCGGATGTACAGTGAGAGCCGAGCAGACAACACTGCGAAGAttagaagaaaagaagaagaaaagaaaaaaacactcgAGGAGGAAAAGTCACTATCCCTCGCTAGATGTTATCGTTTGAGACCTGACACGTATTGCACATCCACCAATGTGACAGAGTACATAAACCGTCGCTGCGCTGCATTTTTAAAGCCTCTGTCCGTCCACAAAGCCTCCTGTCCAGCCTGTCGTGACGCTCTGTGCTGTGCATTGACAGCTGCTCCGTCGCTGGCCAAAGAGTGTTCGAGCGCGGCGAGAGGGTTCACTCCCGTCTGCTTCCGTCTTCGGTGAAATGAGACCACAGCGGCCTCGGCTCCGGAAGTCCtcgtttatttttatttttatcttctaATATATAACCGAAACAGACCAGcaaaaggagaggaggtgatTGGTTAACTTTAAACAAACGTCATGATTAAACACGTCAAAGCCAACTTTTGTTTCAGGGATTAAAGCACATGTTTAACCAACATATGCTTTTGTTCTCACCTTAGTGCATTCTTCTAGTTTTGTGACAATAACATTTGTTTGTAGTTGTGTAGAGTAACTAAGCACACTactgattgtttattctgtgacatatctgaatttttattcttgttaatatttttggtcccccaaaataatcatttcatttgacttttattgcatatccatgcacatgcatatatgaaCCCATATCCTAATATCACTGACTAATTTTGTGTAGTGTACACTTTAGTATAATTTGGATgtacttgtgttttatttgagtattttgaattaaacatatacagtaaacTGTCCTTCTTATAGAGACTTATAATTGTACATACATAGttgaatgccacttgacataGACTAAATATCTGCACACCTTACTAAGAAGCATCTTGGGATATGAGCAACTTATAAtccttgtttatatttttttgtattgcgtacattttgaattttgtggACATCTATTTAGTAATATATGagtttaaatgtatgtttatataaatTATACTTATATCTATCGTGCACAACAATTTTGCTGTGGATAAATATCTCATCTTATCTCCATTTCATGATATTTCACACTTCTACTTAATCGGATTTCTTTGCACTCATTAGTACATTTATTCTGCAGCCGCTTTTCAGATTCTAAGATCCTACATGAGTGTGTAAAATATAATTCTttgttttacagtacatttagaTAGTGGTATAAAGACTAGTAGGATGATAAGCTCCATCTCAACCAGCATTGTTAAAATACTGCAAACATGTTTATGCATCAATAATAAGATACTATGATATATTTTGTACCACTGACAGAGGCCACCCAcatattttgtactttttatgtAATACTTCTGTACATTTAAAAGAAAGCacttctatatatatatatatatatatatatatatatatatatatatatatatatatatatatatatatgtacacacattaTATATCAGTATTATGATTGTGGTTACTACTACTTTTAGTTTTCTAGAATTAATTCTAGATGTAACAGAATTAAGGGAAGAAGTCATTTTTGGTCTGTTTCTCACACTGTGAAATGAGGAACTAAGTTCAAAAGTTGCTTTCAGGCTGAAGTAGCGTATGACATGTCACCAGTTCTGCATCAGTGAACTGCTAAACAGTCAAGGTGGTGTGTATATTTAGACATTATTTGTGCAGTGTACCAAGGGTTTTTCTCTGACTGGACTGGGATGGTTATAATCTTGACATCACAGCTGCTCAGATACTCTCTGGCGCCCTCTGGCCGACGCATGCTCAGTGACTCCATAATGCCCTCATTGTGTTGATGTAATTTAGGCTACTTACATGATCATAACCATCGATTATGGGGATCATTTTGATAATGTGATTTGTTTATCTTGCTGTGAGTTTTCAGAGGAGACTTTGCACAAGTCTGCTAAAGTTGCAGATTCATGCGCTGGGGTTAGCTTGATCATGTTTATAGTGTAAAGAAGATGAgacaagtaaataaataaataaataaataaataaatgagataaCCCAGATATGCTTTTTGAGAAGAAAGTTGGACAACATTATTGGAATATGGCTCTTTTTAGCTGAAACATTCCTTTTAATTAACACAGATGATCAAATTAAAGATGAGAACATACATGTTTAATTTGGTTAATCGTTAAATGCATGTTTTGTTTGCTCGCTTGAGCTTTTTTGGTGTGAATTTGTTTAATAACCTTCAGCTGGAGTCTGATGAGAACGTTGCACTCAGCCAGTTATCGCGAGAACATTTCAGGCCTATGTGAGACCACGAAGCGGATATCCGTTCTCTTTTCCGTGGCGGACCGTCGTAGGGCCGGTTTGGCAAAATGAAGGTACAATGTTTCCCTAACTATAAATCTGTATTGAAGgctattttctttaaaatactcCCGTGTTGTGGATGCCATGGTTCTGAGCTTTAAAGCGGAGTAGTTAAATGTTACATTCGCGGGTCATACACGAAGGATGAGCTTTGATTATGATAGCATCCAGCGCTGAGGATTCTGTCGGCTAGTGGTTGTAGAAACATGGCCGCACACTGAGAGAAATGTGCACCGAGCTCGAGTCTCAGTTAACTGCAATAAAGAGCTTTCAAACTTTTTAGCCGACGTCATTTAAACTTTCTGTGTTATCCGCGTGTTCAGTTTTAGTCGTTTCACTGGTTATATTAATGCTAGCAGTGTACATGGGGCTAATGTTAGCGAGCTATCAGTTAGCCGGCAGAGAAGCTAACAGGCCTCCGAGCCATTGAATCTCTTAAGTCTAGCTTTAGCGCGAATACgctaatttataattattacagTTATAAGTCAGGGATTGTGTCAGGTGCCACAAGTCCTCCTGTAATGCCAAATGTGCTTTACAACTCTCTGATCTGACATTACCTGCTACACCTGCCTCCATGAGGACTTTTGGTAACCTGTCATGACCTGTGTGTACCCTAACATGATGAAGTACATGTAGTAACAATCACATTGCAACTCTTTTTCAGCTGAACATCTCATTCCCCGCTACTGGCTGCCAGAAGCTGATTGAAGTTGATGATGAGCGTAAGCTGCGTACTTTCTACGAGAAGCGTATGGCCACTGAGGTGTCCGCTGACCCTCTGGGAGATGAGTGGAAGGTAATGTAATGATATTTACTCTTTGTACCTGATGTGACTTGCTGTGAAAGTGTTATATACTCACAATGCAGACTGTGGCACACCAGTAGACCCTTTTTGACTGGTCTGTAGTCATTAAGGGGGGACAGCGTGTTGCCAAAGTAACTGTGGAACTGCTTTACCAGATGCAACCAGGGCCTGAATCAGTGGATGGTTGAACTGCAATGCTCTCTCATTCAACTTGTGTCTACTATCAGACACTAAAGCTGTTTTTCTCCGATGATGGCTAAAATGCAGCAGGTTTTGTATCCTCGCATCTATActtttcatcttcctcctccaaGCGAGGATGAGAGCGAGTTGCAAGGAGATACATGATTAAGGGAAGTGAGGGGGCATCAGTGTTTCCTTgctgaagctcctctctcctcagtgcATTTAATAGATATAAAGGTCCTCAGTGATTGTAATTTCCAGGTCATGGGATGAGAGAAGATGCAAGGAAGCATAATGAGAAGCCCCCTCTGTGTACCAGGTATCTTAAGTGAAAAAGCGGAGAAGTAACGACTGGTTTTCTCTACTCCTGCAGGGTTATGTGGTGCGCATCAGCGGAGGCAACGACAAGCAGGGCTTCCCCATGAAGCAGGGTGTGCTGACCCACGGCCGTGTGCGCCTGCTGCTCAGCAAGGGACACTCCTGCTACCGTCCCCGCAGGACCGGCGAGCGCAAGCGCAAGTCTGTCCGTGGTTGCATCGTTGATGCCAATCTCAGCGTTCTCAACTTGGTCATCGTCAAGAAAGGTAACGTTCTCCGTCTGGCTTATAAGAACTAATTTATGGAAATGGAAAATTTGATTCAGAAATGGTTAACCTGCAGGTAATTCTTGGTGGCTACACGGTGCAGATTTACTTCAGATGACCAAAACTGTCAGTTGTAAATGATTATGGCACACCAGTAGACCCTTTTTGACTGGTCTGTAGTCATTAAGGGGGGACAGCGTGTTGCCAAAGTAACTGTGGAGCTGCTTTACCAGATGCAACCAGATCCTGGATCAGTGGATGGTTGAACTGCAATGCTCTCTCATTGACTCGTCTACACCAGTATCATAATGACACTAGAGCTGTTGCTCTTTTATAATACGACTAAAATGAAGcagtgagtttttctttttatgctgGTTAAGTTTGTCAGAGTCTGGCACTCATGAGAAACCGTTAAAAGCATGGCGAGATTTCCACAAAGTGTACAGTCTCTAGTCATTCTGCTGCAGGCAGCTGCATCATTGACTGTACCCTGGACCTTTATTGTGTGCTTTtgacttaatttatttttcacgATTATTGAAATTTATGCAAGTATTTGAGACATACGCAGTGCAATTTATGAAGTGAACTTGACTTAAATCATCTTTTTTGACTCATCTTCTCCTGGTCTGGTTACCCTCAGGTGAGAAGGACATTCCCGGGCTGACCGACAGCACCGTCCCTCGCCGCCTTGGTCCCAAGAGGGCCAGCAAGATCCGCAAGCTCTTCAACCTGGCCAAGGAGGATGACGTTAGGCAGTATGTTGTGAGGAGACCCCTGACTAAAGAAGGTAAGAATAGAACCGTTTTCCCACTGCCAGTTTTTATTTAAGCCTCCCAGTGATCAGAGTGTAGCTCTTTACTGGGTGTTGATTTAACTGTCGATAAAGCTTGAGAACAAGACTGTGTGCAGGTTAAACACGAGTTAATGGGGGAAGTGGGTTCCTTCAAGGTAAAAATAGGGACCAAGGATATAAGGCTTAGGCtaaaatattgattttacaATGCTTGGGATGAGCTTAAAGCAGtgtgaatataaatattttataaatggCTTGGCTCTTTGGGTAATATTGCAATCCTTTGTGTCTAAGCTTTTTGGTTATGTGTAAAGATAACTGCACCAATTTTCAGCTTAACCATTTATCAGTGTAAAAAATGTATACACATAATTATTACCTTATCGTTTTTAAATTCTGTATATGATGCAATCAGAGGCTGAATAGTTCCTTTCAAGAAAAACTTTGGTCACCAAGAACATAAATCTTTcttgctgctcctctgcttctCAGTGTGTCTGGATTtactttttgagtaaaaatTATGCATACAAACATTAGTGACAATGCAGGTGTAATGATGGAGACAAGCATGTTGGTCTATGGCATCCTTGGATCATCTTTACTCTGAAGGTTGAGCAGTAGGTCAAATACCTTGGGTGTTGGTGACGAGCTGATGCTATGCCAGAGTAAAAGCCCTTTTACTTCTGCCTCATCAGCATTTGTTAAGTACATTGTGCCAGTAATCACAATACATGTTGGCGGTGTTAAAGTCAGCTGCTCTACTTACTATGCATTTTGTAGCAACAAAGCTTTCAGCACATGGGATGGTGACAAAGTTGTTGGCCTTTCTGTGGTCGTACAAAGTCTGCTGTACAAGCTGGGATCAGGAACAGAGGTGTACTGGATACTAAACTTGagtcagtaaaacaaaaaacagcagataaacTTCGATTTAGACCCTTGTGGGCTCACAGTATGATTGGTTGGTGCTGAATATTATTGTAGGAATCGGATAACTGTTTATCTGTGGATTAAAAAAGATAACGTGAATGCATCTGTAAAACAACTTGAGCTATTAGAGTGAATGGGAATATCATGCATCGTCACCCAACTCTATCTACCACACTTGgcatttattcacattataaTAACCGGATGTCCTCTGTCTGGTAGGCAAGAAGCCCAGAACTAAGGCTCCCAGGATCCAGAGACTGGTGACGCCCCGTGTGCTGCAGCACAAGCGCCGCCGCATTGCCCTGAAGAGACAGCGCACCCAGAAGAACAAGGAGGAGGCCTCCGAGTACGCCAAGCTGCTGGCCAAGAGGATGAAGGTAATTTtgtttccccccccccctccaagTGTTTAGCCGCTATGAACTGAAGCAGCTCTTACAATATTTGAATCATTCAGCTGACAAACATTTCTAGGTGGTTTTAAGATCAGTAAATGACTCggatgtactttttttttttttttaattaacacagTATAGTTTTTCCCTAAAGTATAAAGAGCGTGAGGCAACTGAACTTTAAGCAGCTCTCAATTGCAACATATATTGATCTGAACTTTTAGTCATGGTGAAAAGTCCTTTACACAGTGAAATTATTAAACTGAAGTTAAAGGTTCGTTGCTgcacagaaatgttattttcaggCTCAGGTTGAGGGGAATCCCTTGTGGAGGACTTGACTTGAATAGCTGCTTGTTTGATGTGTTGAGCATTTTACTGACACACATTTTGTTCCTGCAACAGGAGGCCAAGGAGAAGCGCCAGGAACAGATCGCCAAGAGGCGCCGCCTTTCTTCTCTGAGAGCATCCACATCCAAGTCAGAGTCCAGCCAAAAGTGAAatcaaaaagtcaaataaactcatgttttgctgaaaaatgcctttttgtattgtaattCATTTCTTTCAATACATTGAGTCCCATAGACTAGATAATTGAAAGGTATAATGGCAGGTTTGCCAGTTGAGTTATAGTAGGCAATAAAGACTGAAATGAGAAATCAGTAAGGAGTGGCCTGGATAAAGTCAGTGGGTTGCTACTCAACAGAAACACTTTGCTAATCATACTGTAAgaacatgaaaatgtgaaattagtCTGTTTTTCTAGCTTGGATACAAGGAGACTTTTGAAAACCCTCCTGCTACActgaattaaacattttacttAAAACTCAGTCTAGAAGTTGATGCAGTTTGAACAGTTACTATTTTAAAGGAGCTCTTCAGTTCTCACATGGAAAAAAGACGTGTCAGTCTCTATACTCGACCACAGACCAATTTGGCATCGAAGGTCTTTGTTCTATAACTACATGATTAACAATGCTGCATTTCCCACCCTGTTTGCACTATACAGTACACATTGTGTAATTGTGGTGGCTTGTCTGCCTGAACAGCTACCAGATTCACAAAAAGAATTAAAGTTCATGAATCTTCAACTTTTATTTTAGGCCAATATTCAGCTGCACCTGAAAGCAGTGGGACGTAAATTCAGCACACTATTCAATCAGCGACTAATACATCCTTTAACATTACACCCGTTATCAAATGGAGATGTCTTGGTTGGCCGCCTCATTCGGACGGTCGGTGGTGTAGCTCGATGGTGAACCTGGACCACATCCTTCTGAGTTGGGGTCTCGGCAGCATTGAGACAACGTCTCTCTTGGTTCACCTGGTGTTGTTGGGATGGTGGGCAGCTCAAGTCATACATCTGGCAGAAAAAGAACAAGGTAGACACAAGCTGATGCTGCAGATACTGAGGCAACCCCTGGATACTGCAGGCGAAGGTCTGCCAGCTGGTCTGAAGGTCCTGGACCAGACCTGAAGAAATGGATAAGTTCTCCATGACCTGTTGAGCAGAGGACAACAAAtacttttgatttgatttatcaAAGCCATCTTCTTTTGagccaagaaaaaaacaagttaaatggatttgtgaaattacattttttcctaACATTCAAATGGATGTAAAACCACTTATTGTAATGGGCTTTCTCTACTTCTTTAAGTCATgataaatatatgaaataaaaaaaaaatattttgacagtTTCAATAGCAAAATTTGTGTTTCTACCTCTAACAGAGACAACAGTGGGGCTTTTCAGTAACATACTAAATCTAGGTGTTGGTCATTAATGGATTAATGAACATAGAGAGGTGTTGATGGTCTTGTGCGCTTTCCAGCATGTTTTATAAACTACTCACAGCACACCTGAACAGATTGAATCCTGGACCCCACCATGCTGTAGGTCCTCCTGCACAGCTTGGCAGTGAGTGAAACCAGTCGCACAGAGTAACTTCTCCTGGGTGTCGCCACATCAAAACCCTCCAACAAGTGAGCTTCTACTTCTGTAAAGTCAGCAAGAAGATATTTTAAGTGACAAAAGAAGTTTAGGTTCTGAATGTGACTTCTTTTACATCAGTATCTCTTCATTAAGCTACGCACCTTTATCTTGTTCAGTGGGAGGAAGCATTCGGTCCATCAGAGCCTCTGACATGACCAGAGCAGAGTCCAGTCCCACACAGGCCACACTGATGGCTCTGTCCACAAGTGGCTGGTCGGCCCGGTCATCACCCTGCTGCATCATGTCCATCAGCCACGTGACACAGTCCACAGTCCCATTAGCTGCAATGCTCACCACATCCTGGATCTCATGCATCTTGGTCTTGGCAGTGGCAACAATCTGGATAAAACCAAGAAAGCCAGAGATGGTTGATGGAGAGATTTATGAGGCTCATTTAGATTTGACAGAAAGAAAACGTACCtgctctgtgggtgtgtgcagcACTGGGAACCTCGTCTCCAGCCAGTCAAGACTTTTACATGCAACGTCATTTGCAATGGAAACTGTGGAAATAATCCAGGCAGTGAAGCCATTACTGAAAAGTTGTCAAATTTCTACAATAAGTGACACCTGCAGTCTTCATTTAGCGGAGATGTTGACCCTATAAATACAACTTTATTTCCCATTAGCACTTGATTTTGAGCCAATATAAATTATTTATGCATGTACACATTTGCACATTCATGTTTATGTATGACTTTACGTATATTATTGATAGTTTTCAGTAAATaagttattattaattataaatcAAACCTTAATATACATTtgagctgaaaaaacaaatgaattgaCCTATTTACTATTGACTTGtggatttcatttgatttgGTGGTTATGCAACATTTTGCCTTCTTGAATTCATTACACTGTAAATGGATGTATTATATTGatttaaataaagcaaaaatattaATAGTAGGCtactcagacagacagaaaccaAACACAGAATCTATGCACcatggacttttttttaacaatctcCTTTAAATGGATGAGAAAGAGTGAACACATTATTTTAGTCGCTGTGCTGTTGAAGTTTCTCTCAGCATCCTGGGAGGATTATCAAAGGGCAGATTGCAGTATCTACATTTCACAGGTAGGCCTAACATGTGAGCCCTGACAGTACTTACTCTGTGGCTCCAGTTTAACAATGACAGGTGAAGCCAGAGCTGTCACCCTGCTCTCCAGACCCTCACACGCAGACATCAGGCTGGGGTGGCTGCATTTAGTGTCCATGTACAAGACTGACAGCCTGGCACAGGCTGAGTGAACCACTGGCAGGTTGGCCAGTCTGGCAGCTACACTCTGTCCCTTCTGCGAGAAATCAGAAGACACAAAGAGTTACAGATATAGTCCATGTTTATTAATTAACCGGTTTACTTGATGCACAGATATTCTGTATTatgtgattattttaatttttttccaagTAATCTGAAGCCCACAAATCCCAAATATATGATTTAGGGGACGTTTAATTGATAAGAACCTGCCATCCAGGCTGTTtacaacagaaaacatctcTAGAAACACACTGGGAACAAACAGGAGAAAGACTAGAAGTCGATTAGGAGGTGTTGATGTGTTGCATGTACAGGTAATCCAGCTGGATTGTTCTCACCTGGTTGTTGTTCATCGGCATGTTTCGTACactggaataaaaaaacaacccttaATACGAGTAAACGTTTAAAATATAGACTTCCTTTCAGACGGTATTTGAACTGACCACTCTCACCCTGCAGAGCGCTGCTTCAGAAGTTACATCGCGTGGTCGCGTC containing:
- the LOC140996040 gene encoding perilipin-2-like isoform X1 is translated as MPMNNNQKGQSVAARLANLPVVHSACARLSVLYMDTKCSHPSLMSACEGLESRVTALASPVIVKLEPQISIANDVACKSLDWLETRFPVLHTPTEQIVATAKTKMHEIQDVVSIAANGTVDCVTWLMDMMQQGDDRADQPLVDRAISVACVGLDSALVMSEALMDRMLPPTEQDKEVEAHLLEGFDVATPRRSYSVRLVSLTAKLCRRTYSMVGSRIQSVQVMENLSISSGLVQDLQTSWQTFACSIQGLPQYLQHQLVSTLFFFCQMYDLSCPPSQQHQVNQERRCLNAAETPTQKDVVQVHHRATPPTVRMRRPTKTSPFDNGCNVKGCISR
- the rps6 gene encoding small ribosomal subunit protein eS6, with protein sequence MKLNISFPATGCQKLIEVDDERKLRTFYEKRMATEVSADPLGDEWKGYVVRISGGNDKQGFPMKQGVLTHGRVRLLLSKGHSCYRPRRTGERKRKSVRGCIVDANLSVLNLVIVKKGEKDIPGLTDSTVPRRLGPKRASKIRKLFNLAKEDDVRQYVVRRPLTKEGKKPRTKAPRIQRLVTPRVLQHKRRRIALKRQRTQKNKEEASEYAKLLAKRMKEAKEKRQEQIAKRRRLSSLRASTSKSESSQK
- the LOC140996040 gene encoding perilipin-2-like isoform X2 is translated as MPMNNNQKGQSVAARLANLPVVHSACARLSVLYMDTKCSHPSLMSACEGLESRVTALASPVIVKLEPQISIANDVACKSLDWLETRFPVLHTPTEQIVATAKTKMHEIQDVVSIAANGTVDCVTWLMDMMQQGDDRADQPLVDRAISVACVGLDSALVMSEALMDRMLPPTEQDKEVEAHLLEGFDVATPRRSYSVRLVSLTAKLCRRTYSMVGSRIQSVQVCCHGELIHFFRSGPGPSDQLADLRLQYPGVASVSAASACVYLVLFLPDV